A window of Christiangramia forsetii KT0803 contains these coding sequences:
- a CDS encoding YceI family protein, producing MKNRILKGGIATVIVLATVGFANIKKEVKVESSTITWTGEKVTGSHNGTIDLESGHLMMEDEKIVGGEFVMDMSSITVTDLTGENKGKLEGHLKSEDFFGVEKHPTAKLVITSAAEKGNGKYGVVGDLTIKNETHPITFDLEMNGESASTQLTIDRSKYNVRYGSGSFFDNLGDKTIYDNFELDINLKF from the coding sequence ATGAAAAATAGAATCTTAAAAGGCGGAATCGCCACAGTTATTGTACTAGCAACAGTTGGTTTTGCCAATATAAAGAAAGAAGTAAAAGTGGAGTCCAGTACAATTACCTGGACTGGAGAAAAAGTGACTGGTTCTCATAACGGAACTATAGATCTTGAGAGCGGACATCTAATGATGGAAGACGAAAAGATCGTTGGTGGTGAATTTGTAATGGACATGAGCTCGATCACTGTTACAGACCTAACCGGTGAGAACAAAGGAAAATTAGAGGGACATTTAAAGTCTGAAGATTTCTTCGGAGTTGAAAAACATCCAACTGCAAAACTGGTAATCACTAGTGCTGCTGAGAAAGGAAATGGAAAATATGGAGTGGTTGGAGATCTTACTATTAAAAATGAAACCCACCCAATCACTTTTGATCTGGAAATGAACGGAGAGTCTGCCTCTACACAATTAACGATAGACAGATCAAAATACAATGTAAGATATGGCTCTGGAAGTTTCTTTGATAATCTTGGGGACAAAACAATTTATGACAATTTTGAGCTTGATATAAATCTAAAATTCTAA